The region GCCATCCGGTGAAGGAGATCGCCTTTGCGGTGAAGCAGACCGGCACCACCCGGTTCAGTCATACCCGGCATATCGCCAACTATTCGTGCGGCGAGTGTCATACCCGGCTCTATCCGGTCAAGGGGCGGCATACCCCCGTCACCATGGCACGGATGGAGAAGGGCGCGTCCTGCGGCGCCTGCCATAACGGTACCGATGCCTTCTCCCTGAAGGGGTGTACCTCCTGCCATCCCGTCAAGGAGGCCGCCTTCGAGGTCAAGGATGCCGGCAACGTCGCTTTCAGCCACAAAAAACACCTGGAGATGTATACCTGCGGCGACTGCCACCCGGCGCTGTACGCACCCGCCAGGAGCACCCGCCGGGTTGGCATGAAGGAGATGGAGGCCGGCCGGTCGTGCGGCGCCTGCCATGACGCCAAGAGTGCCTTCAGCGTAAAAGACAAATGCGACGCCTGCCATAAGATGTAACCGTCCGCGGTTGCCCGCGGACGGCAGATGGCTGTTCCGGCCGTTTCGTCCCGGCCAGGCGGGGGGTGAAACGGCCGGAACAGCCGATCGCACTGGTGTGCCCGTAGCCGGGCCGCCGCATCGCTACGCCGAAAAGAGGTTATATGGAGGTTCTCAACCATCGTCAAGCTGGTCCCCACACGGCATGCGGGGATACGTCCGGCGCTCGTGCACCATTCGGCGCCGGCACCGGCGAAACGGGCAGGGAAAGACGACACAACAACTCGGGCGGGCCGCCGGAAGAGGGGCTCAATGGCGTGCCGCTGCCGGCCTCGGACCGGCTGGCCTGCGACAGCCGTTACCGGAACATCATCATGCTGCTGGATGCCATGTGCGAGCAGCGGGCCCGGCAGCCGAACGCGGACCTTGGGGCGGATTTCGAACGGCTGTGGCTTACCACGGTAAAGCAGACCTGCGACGAGGAAGCGTATATGTGGATGGTGGGCTTTCCCGAGCAGGCCCAGCACAGCATCCATCACCAGTTCCTCTGCACCAAAACCGCCGAGGTGCACTACCGCTTTATCAAAGGTCACGGGGGCCAGCCCGACGATCTGGCCCATATCCGCCTGCTCTGGCTGGAACACATACAGGAGCATGACCGGGCTTTCGAAGCGTTCCTGGTATCTTAGGCATGAACGGCGCCCAATGGGCATGGTGTCGGCTGCCGTTTGCCGGGGGCTTTTGCGGAAGCCCCCCTTTACCTTGCCGAACAACGGAAAGGGGCACCGGCGGACCGGTCCGCTTTCAAAGGGGGCAAGCGTCATCTGCGGGGCACTATGTATAACCGTGTCGAACAATGGACAAGGATCAACAAAAACCATCTTCAGTATGCGGGTTCATCCACCCTCGCCTATAGCGGGGTGATGCAGAACGCCATCGGTATCGCCTGGCGCGTGGCCAAGGCGGACTCTTCGGTGCTCATCACCGGCGAGAGCGGCGTCGGCAAGGAACTCATGGCCCACTTCGTCCATGACCAATCCGCCCGGGCGGACCAGCCGTTTGTGGCCGTCAACTGCGGCGCGCTCACGGAGTCGCTGCTGGAGAGCGAACTCTTCGGCCACGCCAAGGGCTCCTTCACCGGTGCGGGCAAGGACCGTCCGGGGTTGTTCGAGGCCGCAGCCGGCGGGACCCTGTTTCTGGACGAGATCGGCGAAGTGTCGTCCGCCATGCAGGTCAAGCTGTTGCGCGCTCTTCAGGAGCGGGAGGTCCGGCGGGTGGGAGAGAACAATTCCCGCACCGTGGATGTGCGGATCGTGGCCGCCACGAACCGCAACCTGGCGGGGGAGATCGCCGCAGGGCGGTTCCGGCAGGATCTGTACTACCGTTTGCGGGTGGTGGAGTTGCAGATCCCGCCCCTGCGGGAACGCCAGGAGGATATCCTGCCCCTGGCGCGTTTTTTTCTCAAAAAGATGGTGGGTGACCGGGAAAACCCCATAACCGGTTTCACCCAGGATGCCGCGGACCTGATGGTGCGCTACGATTGGCCGGGAAACGTACGGGAGTTGCAGAACGCCGTGGAGTACGCGGTCACCATGTGTCAGGAAAGCCGGATCGACTACAGCGACCTGCCGGGAGAGTTGCGCGCCATGTTCCTGAAGCCGCCCGCGATAACGGGCGATATCCGTCCCCTGGACGAGATCGAGCGCGACTATATCCTGGGGGTCCTGCACGCCGTTGCCGGCAACAAGTCCGTGGCGGCAAAGAAATTGAATATCGGCATAGCCACCCTTTATCGCAAGATCAGGAAGCACAAGCTGCTTGTCGATACCAGGCAGGCATAGGCGCAAGGGGGCTGCCGGCCTGGGCGCCGGGCAGGGCAGGGGAGCATGGCTTCGCCAGGGCGGGGCTTCACGTGGAGGAAACACCGATTTCGGGATTCCGGGCCAGCGTTATGCTGGGGGAGGGTTCATGGAGATGCATGAAGAGGCGCGAAAAAGGATTGTCGAACTTATCGCAACGGGCGATGAGGTGCTTGCAACCAGGCGGAGCCCCGGTACACCAGCCATCGGTGATTTTCTCATCGATCCGCAATCGGCCTATCAATGGGCTACGGACGTCCAGAACCTGCTGGTGAATCTCTTCGGCCTGGAGAGCTACTACTATAGGACCTTTTCCTATCTCATCGACAGGCATCTGACGTTTTCGCCGGCGTGCCGCGCCCTTGACCTCCTCATAGCCGCGAAAGAGGCGTACGAAAGCAACGGCGCCTGCGCTGACCCGCCGGCTTTTTCAAGCTGACCGGCAGGGCAGGGGTATTCCTTCCCCGTTTTCCGGGTGGCATAACGAACGAGGACCTGGGCGATCAGACCCAGGTCCTCGTTGTCTTTTTGGGGGAGCGGGGGCAGGCCTTGAAGGGAGCATGGTGGCGGCTTGGATTGTGTCCGCTGGCCGGATGCACAGAAACTGCAAACCTACTGAGGGGAGTAGGGAACATACCGGTTTACGAAGACGGGCTTTCGCTCGGACGTTGCCGTGGCAAGTATTCCCTTCAGCAGGGGGCTGCGGCACAGGGAACGGGCAAACCTTTTTACCGGTGCCTCACATTCGATCCACAAGCCAAATGCCACGATCACGATTCCGCACAACGTAATGGGTTCCATGATATCCCTCCTGGATTTTTCGCCTACAGTTGCCGAAAGACGCCAATCACCTTGCCGACGATGGTAACTTCGCCATCCTCCGGGCGAACGATGATCGGCTCCATGTCCGGGTTTTCCGGTTGCAGCCGGATGTGGCCGGACTCCCGAAAGAACCGCTTGACAGTCGCGTCGCCATCGACCATGGCGACCACGATCTCCCGGTTGCCGGCATCCTTTTGCGGGCGTACCAGGACAAGGTCGCCGTCAAAGATGCCGGCGGTAATCATCGACTCGCCGCTGACCCGCAAAAAGAAACAGCCCTCTCCCCTGACCGCCACCTGATCGACTGAAAAGTATCCCTGTATATCCTCGATAGCCGTGGAGAGTTGTCCTGCCCGAACGGTGCCAACGATAGGCAGGGACACGTTTCTGCCATGGGGCGCCGTCAGGGTGATCCCCCGGTTCACGTTTTCCCGTTTGATATAACCTTTGCGCTCCAACGCATCCAGGTGCCTCATGACGGGCAGTGTGCCGGACACGTTCAGGTGCCTGGCGATATCCCGCTGGCTGGGCGGGAAGCCTTTGCTGTCGGAATAGGACACGATGAACTGGAACACCTGGCGTTGGCGTTGCGTCAGTTCTTTCGGTGATTGTGCCGCATACGTAGTCATATGACTACGTATAGCGAATTCGGCCGGTACTGTCAAGAATAGAAATACCGGTTCGCGAGTGCTGCGATAAAAGAATGGAAGTGCGCGACAACCGATTCCGGTGAAGTGCTGGCTGTCAAGGCACAGGACACGTGAAAACGAAAGGGGCCGCTGACTGCGCTCCTTTCACCGGACTGCACATATGTGTGTTCTTCTTTGCTAATCAGGACGGAGGTTCCCCGGAGAGCTCATGGCCTTCCGGGCACGACGTTCGCAAGAGTGGGCTTTGGGATGGAAGATGTGTTTGGCGGCACTATCGGGAGAGGGGTTTGTGTTGGCGCAGGGACATGTTATCCCGCCGCGGCAGGGCCGATCACATTTAGTCACGTATATGGTAATGGGAATATTGCAACGGTGTGTGTTTGCATGGACATACGATAAACGCCGGGATGAATATGGTAGACTTCACCGGGGAGATGTATGCGCGGTTTGCGTGCCATGCTGGTCATGATAGATTGATTTTGAGAGTTGTCAGCTTGGGCGACCCGGGGAGGGGCTTACTGGGGCTTTCACCCGGCGGCAAAATTGCATGGCCTACCGGCAAACACCGGGAGGACACCATGGAACCACTGGACAGGGAGACGGCGGCAAAGCTGTTCAACCACTACCGCAAACAACGAGACGGCATCAGGAACAGTCCAGAGATGGCCTCCGTCTGCCTCATTTGCGGCTCCATCCACATCAGCCCCCATCCGGGCGACGGCCGCATGCTGGTCTGCCGCAACTGCGGTTTCGCCTTTTACCGCTATCCCTGTCCGGCATGCGGCGCCACCATCGACGGGCGCGACCCGCGCAACCCCGGCTGCCGCGAGTGCGGGGAACGGATCTGCACCTGCGGGGCCTGCGACTGCCCAACCAACGCCCCCCCCCTGAGGAAAAAAGCGGCAGACCCGCCTCCCTTTTCCCCGCTTGTCCCCGCCGACCGGCGCACCTCGCCCCGTGCCCGCCTCCAGGCAATTAAACGCTGAACATATTTGTCCGCCACCCGATAAGGGACGGTAACTATCACCAAGGCCGGAAAACTTTTTCCGGTATTTCTTCTGGTTCCAGATGGTCCCATTAAGGCAAAACCACCCGAAGACAGAGTACAGGTATTCAAAACTCGATTGACACCGTTACTTACTGGTGCCCCAGGTACGCTTCCTTCACCCGCGGGTCGTGGGCGAGCTCCTGCGAGGATCCGCCGAGAACAATGCGACCGTTTTCCAAGACGTAGCCGCGATGGGCTATTTTCAGGGCCATGTTGGCATTTTGCTCCACCAGCAGGATCGTGGTCCCCCGGGTGTTGATCTCCCTGATCACCTGGAAGACCTCCTTCACCAAAAGCGGCGAAAGACCCATGGACGGCTCGTCCAACAGCATGACCCGGCAGTCGGTCATCATGGCCCGCCCAAGGGCAAGCATCTGCTGCTCGCCTCCACTCAGCGTGCCGGCCAATTGCGACTTCCGCTCCTCCAACCGGGGGAAAATCCGGAACACCTCCCGGCGCAGATTGGGAAGGGCACTCTTCCTCTTGCAGGTCCAGCTACCCAGGTTCAGGTTTTCCAGCACGGTAAGGCTCGGGAAGATGCCCCTCCCTTCGGGTACGTGCGCGATACCCTGCGACACGACGTCATGCACCGGCACCTGGGTGATACTCTTCCCTTGAAAGAGGATATCCCCCCGGTCAATGGGGAGCAGGCGGGATATCGCCCGCAGCGCGGTGGTTTTACCGGCGCCGTTGGCGCCTAAAAGGGAAACGATTTCCCCCTCATCTATATGCAGGTCTATCTCCTCCAACGCCTTTATGGCGCCGTAGGAGACGCCGATACCCTTGATCTCCAACAGACTCACAGGCTGTCCTCCTCGTCGCCCAGGTAGGCCTTGATCACCACCGGGTCGCCGGTTACCTCATGGGGGTTTCCACCTGCTATGGTCCTCCCGAAATCCATCACCTGGACATATTGACACAATTTCAGAACCACCGGCATATGGTGCTCTATCAGGAGGATGGAGAGGTCGAAATCCCGGTGGATGTCCCGGATGAGCCCGATCAGCCCATCCACCTCGGTGGGGTTCATGCCGGCCGCCGGTTCGTCTAAAAGTAGCACTCGCGGATCGGTCGCCAGGGCCCGGGCGATCTCCAGCCGCCGCTGCTCGCCATAGGGGAGGTTCTCGGCCAGCTCGTTGCGGCGCTCCGCAAGCCCAAAACGCTCGAGAAACGCCAAGCTCTCCCGTGCGACCTGCTGCTCCCGGCTCTTGAAGCGGGGGAGGTGGAATACCGCATCCCATAACCCGTAGCCCATGCGCTGGTGGAACGCGGTAACGATGTTGTCCCAGACGCTCATCTTGCCGAAAAGACGTATGTTTTGAAAGGTGCGGGCGATGCCGCGGCGGGAGATCTCGTCGGAGGGGATCCCCGAAACCTCGTCGCCCGCGAGCACGACCCGGCCGGTGTCGGGGCGATAGATGCCGGTGATCAGGTTGAAGACGGTGGTTTTTCCCGCACCGTTGGGACCGATGATTCCCTGGATATCACCCGCTCCCAGATCGAGGGAGAAGCCGTCGACCGCCCTCAGACCGCCGAAAGACTTGGAGAGGTTCTCGATCTTAAGCACCTTCCCCTCCCGTCTGTTTCCGATCCGGCATGAGCCAGCGCCACTCGCGGTTTCCCATGAGGCCGTACTGGCGGGTCAGCATGATGAACACCAAGATCAAGGGGCTTAAGAGCATGCGCAGGTCCGCCAACTGCGGCGCGATGAGGCCGAGGATGTTGCGTAGCAGCTCCATGAGGAGGGTGTAAGCCACGACCCCCAGGATGGAGCCGGAAAGGCTTCCCATGCCTCCCAGGTAGAGCATGACCAGGATGTCCGTGGTCTTCAGGTAATCGAAGCTCTTCGGCGTGATGAACTGCTGGTACCCGGCGTAGAGCCCCCCGGCCAGACCGGCGAAGGTGGCGGCGACGGTGAAGGCTAAGTTCTTGACCCGGTTCACGTCGATCCCGATCAGCTCGCCGGCGATGGCGTTCTCCCGGATGCACAGCCACATCCGGCCGTAGACCGAATCTACCAGGTTGCGCAGGATCCAATAGCTGAGCACCGTGCATAGGGCCACCGTCGCCAAGTCGGTTCCCTTGGGAATCGCGGTTAGACCACGGGGTCCTCCCAGGTAGTCGATGTTCTGGATGGCATTCACGATGATCATGTTGAAGCCGAGGGTGATGATGGCCAAGTAATCCCCCACGGTCTTAAAGGTGACCCGCCCTACCAGATAGCCGATGACTCCCGCCGCGAGGGCTCCGCCCGCCAAGGAAACCGGGATGCGCAACAGGACGGGCAGATGCAGCTTCAGGGCGATCAGCGCGGCGACGTAGGCGCCCACCGCCATGAAACCGGCATGTCCCAGGGCAAACTCGCCCAGATAGCCGTTGACCAGGTTGAGGCTCGCCACCAGGATGATGTTGATCCCGATCACGGTGAGAATGTGCAGGTAATAGTTGTTGAAGAGGCCGACACTGCCCAGAAACTGCACCAAAGCCGCGACAATGAACGTGGCGATGGCGACATTTCG is a window of Geobacter sp. FeAm09 DNA encoding:
- the lexA gene encoding transcriptional repressor LexA; this encodes MTTYAAQSPKELTQRQRQVFQFIVSYSDSKGFPPSQRDIARHLNVSGTLPVMRHLDALERKGYIKRENVNRGITLTAPHGRNVSLPIVGTVRAGQLSTAIEDIQGYFSVDQVAVRGEGCFFLRVSGESMITAGIFDGDLVLVRPQKDAGNREIVVAMVDGDATVKRFFRESGHIRLQPENPDMEPIIVRPEDGEVTIVGKVIGVFRQL
- a CDS encoding ABC transporter ATP-binding protein, with protein sequence MSLLEIKGIGVSYGAIKALEEIDLHIDEGEIVSLLGANGAGKTTALRAISRLLPIDRGDILFQGKSITQVPVHDVVSQGIAHVPEGRGIFPSLTVLENLNLGSWTCKRKSALPNLRREVFRIFPRLEERKSQLAGTLSGGEQQMLALGRAMMTDCRVMLLDEPSMGLSPLLVKEVFQVIREINTRGTTILLVEQNANMALKIAHRGYVLENGRIVLGGSSQELAHDPRVKEAYLGHQ
- a CDS encoding ABC transporter ATP-binding protein, whose translation is MLKIENLSKSFGGLRAVDGFSLDLGAGDIQGIIGPNGAGKTTVFNLITGIYRPDTGRVVLAGDEVSGIPSDEISRRGIARTFQNIRLFGKMSVWDNIVTAFHQRMGYGLWDAVFHLPRFKSREQQVARESLAFLERFGLAERRNELAENLPYGEQRRLEIARALATDPRVLLLDEPAAGMNPTEVDGLIGLIRDIHRDFDLSILLIEHHMPVVLKLCQYVQVMDFGRTIAGGNPHEVTGDPVVIKAYLGDEEDSL
- a CDS encoding branched-chain amino acid ABC transporter permease, with the translated sequence MAEHQGKTPLNFRNVAIATFIVAALVQFLGSVGLFNNYYLHILTVIGINIILVASLNLVNGYLGEFALGHAGFMAVGAYVAALIALKLHLPVLLRIPVSLAGGALAAGVIGYLVGRVTFKTVGDYLAIITLGFNMIIVNAIQNIDYLGGPRGLTAIPKGTDLATVALCTVLSYWILRNLVDSVYGRMWLCIRENAIAGELIGIDVNRVKNLAFTVAATFAGLAGGLYAGYQQFITPKSFDYLKTTDILVMLYLGGMGSLSGSILGVVAYTLLMELLRNILGLIAPQLADLRMLLSPLILVFIMLTRQYGLMGNREWRWLMPDRKQTGGEGA